Proteins encoded in a region of the Drosophila busckii strain San Diego stock center, stock number 13000-0081.31 chromosome 2L, ASM1175060v1, whole genome shotgun sequence genome:
- the LOC108607944 gene encoding uncharacterized protein LOC108607944 — MLVVRYLIALVFSIFMMATSLKVEERYRRQPEYKISTPDRLALQMERRVEQTKLQRRRLGC, encoded by the coding sequence atgttaGTGGTGCGCTACTTAATTGCATTGGTCTTCTCCATCTTTATGATGGCCACCTCGCTGAAGGTGGAGGAGCGCTATAGGCGACAGCCAGAGTATAAGATATCAACGCCAGATCGTTTGGCGCTACAAATGGAGCGACGTGTGGagcaaacaaagttgcaaCGCAGACGCTTGGGATGCTGA
- the LOC108607933 gene encoding uncharacterized protein LOC108607933, with the protein MASIKSNLLLLLCIICFCCCWSRPVLDNEVTSLDASEERINNDILQELHALHAPAGGKYHKRRAFFQPLQQQQQLWLPLRSRSPFLERLYNSAYSMPQFAAAGAANYNYNYNNELPPLATYELLEPFY; encoded by the coding sequence ATGGCGTCCATCAAGTCGAATCTATTGCTTTTGCTCTGcatcatttgcttttgttgctgctggtcgCGTCCCGTGCTGGACAATGAGGTGACCTCATTGGATGCCAGCGAGGAGCGCATTAACAACGACATTTTGCAAGAACTGCATGCGCTGCATGCCCCAGCTGGTGGCAAGTATCACAAACGTCGCGCCTTCTTTCAGccactgcagcaacagcaacaattgtggctgccgctgcgcagtcgcagccCCTTCCTGGAGCGTTTGTACAATTCCGCATATTCCATGccacagtttgctgctgctggcgccgccaactacaactacaactacaataaCGAGCTGCCTCCCTTGGCTACCTACGAGCTACTCGAGCCGTTTTATTAG